One window of the Mytilus galloprovincialis chromosome 14, xbMytGall1.hap1.1, whole genome shotgun sequence genome contains the following:
- the LOC143059465 gene encoding metalloprotease mig-17-like, which produces MFGSFIRNGEGYFLQSADTNGSINNREMHKFEIIKQKIKPLLFDEGEITSDNFQRNLHKSNRHRRATGTYQIELLMVCDYTVYNFWYTQSTKSTVTEKVNEAISSIRQYYAFVVNGMDAVYKNIQTSSYTISVLFSSLIISKTPNDASWTETVQKIDTPRNSVNASVSLDKFKTWIKTKFSTLPVHDHAMLFSKYDLVGKNGSHDLLGLAYVGGICGESAQSIIEDDFDYGIVITTSHELGHSLSSQHDGKGNNCHESDGYVMAAARKVHLGATATHPWIFSNCSTNYFTSKLDSLDSQNKNCMKTLGPNIDPTALAKYDKLYAGQAFDADVQCKLTHGNSSSVCKSLFKGNYTTICDRMYCKDPTDSSKCIPSKAWDRTVCGNKKWCVYGVCTNDVNAPVSNAGQLYDPDTQCKHIYGNNSDICRVSKKPK; this is translated from the exons ATG TTTGGATCATTTATTCGAAATGGAGAAGGGTATTTTCTACAATCAGCTGATACTAATGGATCAATAAATAACAGAGAGATGCACAAATtcgaaataataaaacaaaaaatcaaaccaTTATTGTTTGATGAAGGTGAAATAACCAGCG ACAACTTTCAAAGAAATTTACACAAAAGCAACCGTCATCGAAGAGCCACTGGAACTTATCAAATAGAATTGCTGATGGTTTGTGATTATACTGTATATAACTT CTGGTACACACAATCTACCAAGTCAACAGTTACAGAAAAAGTAAACGAAGCGATATCATCTATTCGTCAATATTATGCATTTGTCGTTAATGGG ATGGATGCCGTTTATAAGAATATACAGACATCTTCTTACacaatttctgttttattttcctCGTTGATCATTTCTAAG ACACCGAATGATGCGTCCTGGACGGAAACTGTCCAGAAGATTGATACTCCCCGGAATAGTGTCAACGCATCAGTTAGTTTGGACAAATTTAAAACGTGGATAAAGACAAAATTTTCCACCCTTCCTGTGCATGACCATGCAATGCTGTTTTCGAA GTATGACTTGGTAGGAAAAAACGGTTCACACGACCTTCTAG GTCTAGCCTATGTGGGGGGCATATGTGGAGAGTCAGCCCAATCAATTATAGAAGATGATTTCGATTACGGTATCGTCATAACAACGTCTCATGAACTTGGACACAg TCTCAGTTCACAACACGACGGCAAGGGCAATAACTGTCACGAATCTGATGGTTATGTTATGGCTGCTGCCAGGAAAGTTCATTTGGGTGCTACAGCAACACATCCTTGGATTTTTTCTAATTGTTCTACAAATTACTTCACTTCAAAGTTAGACAGCTTAGATTC TCAGAACAAGAATTGTATGAAAACATTAGGACCAAATATTGATCCAACTGCCTTGGCAAAATATGATAAGTTATATGCAGGACAGGCATTCGATGCAGACGTTCAGTGTAAGCTTACTCACGGGAATAGTTCTAGCGTTTGCAAG AGTCTCTTTAAAGGAAATTATACAACAATATGTGACAGGATGTATTGCAAAGATCCTACTGATTCTTCAAAGTGTATCCCATCAAAAGCATGGGATAGAACGGTGTGTGGGAACAAAAAG TGGTGTGTATATGGTGTATGTACGAACGATGTAAACGCACCAGTTTCTAACG CCGGACAACTGTACGATCCAGACACCCAGTGTAAGCATATTTATGGAAATAATTCTGATATTTGCAGAGTAAGTAAAAAACCTAAATGA
- the LOC143059417 gene encoding A disintegrin and metalloproteinase with thrombospondin motifs 7-like, whose translation MLYDPDTQCRHIYGNSSELSRWSYKGDFTSICGELNCKNPKDPTSYIQTEAAEERTQCGNKKWCVDGACTFDSKAPSGIDNCLFGDEKSNVFSNGWSCAKMVQVAPNNCPAVPIKCCASCAPPTTTTPSSTSKSPTTITTPTTTRIPTTTTFSTTITTPSTSKIPTTT comes from the exons ATGCTGTATGACCCAGACACCCAGTGTAGACATATTTACGGAAACAGTTCAGAGCTATCCAGG TGGTCGTATAAAGGAGATTTTACATCTATATGTGGTGAATTGAACTGTAAAAATCCAAAGGATCCAACTTCCTACATTCAAACAGAAGCCGCCGAGGAACGTACTCAGTGTGGCAACAAAAAG TGGTGTGTCGACGGAGCATGTACCTTTGATTCGAAAGCACCATCAGGCATTG ATAATTGTTTGTTTGGCGATGAAAAAAGTAATGTGTTCAGTAATGGTTGGTCGTGTGCAAAAATGGTGCAGGTAGCTCCTAATAATTGTCCAGCCGTACCGATAAAATGTTGTGCATCATGTGCACCTCCAACAACAACTACTCCATCCTCCACAAGCAAATCACCGACGACAATAACAACCCCTACAACGACCAGAATACCGACGACCACCACATTTTCGACAACAATAACAACACCTTCCACTTCCAAAATACCCACAACAACATGA